The following proteins are co-located in the Paenibacillus sp. JNUCC32 genome:
- a CDS encoding TetR/AcrR family transcriptional regulator, whose translation MNKFEVRTQQKKDAIVQAALKLFKEKGFVHVSIKDIAEESGVSSVSLYNYFGSKEGVVKECANVLMQNTIRMATELLNQDIEFKDKLSRVLAICADQDYQLLCTPGAVEDQVLASLYSESTNNIRMELIQEFIELGKKEGAIHTSVSLETLLELLNAVGTLQASWARAGNYNHKMAELNQLLLFGFIGR comes from the coding sequence ATGAACAAATTCGAAGTGAGAACGCAGCAGAAGAAGGATGCGATCGTTCAAGCGGCCTTAAAGCTGTTCAAAGAAAAAGGCTTCGTCCACGTCAGCATCAAAGACATTGCCGAAGAATCCGGAGTGTCGTCCGTATCGCTGTATAACTATTTTGGCAGCAAAGAAGGGGTGGTCAAAGAATGCGCAAACGTTCTGATGCAGAATACCATCCGTATGGCCACGGAGCTATTAAACCAAGATATCGAGTTTAAAGACAAGTTATCCCGCGTGCTTGCGATCTGCGCCGACCAAGACTATCAATTGCTTTGTACCCCAGGCGCGGTTGAAGATCAGGTACTTGCGAGTTTATACAGCGAAAGCACCAATAACATTAGAATGGAGCTTATTCAGGAATTTATTGAGCTGGGGAAGAAGGAAGGGGCGATTCATACTTCGGTTTCGCTGGAGACCCTATTGGAATTATTGAATGCCGTCGGGACGCTGCAAGCTTCCTGGGCAAGAGCCGGGAATTATAACCACAAGATGGCTGAACTTAACCAGCTTCTCTTGTTTGGTTTTATCGGACGCTAA
- a CDS encoding ketopantoate reductase family protein: MRILVYGAGVLGSYLAHELVRVGHNVTMLARGQRADELEKNGNVIRHYFQFKTTVHNVRVIRELEPDDVYDLIFVVMKYPDFEAVLPALAANHSRHVVIMGNNASPQDMQTYLQAHSPVTKHVAFAFQSIAGWRENGLVISVRGPRTKINIGGLGEDLSWRPFIDQALANTKYAWTYQNNMNEWLKSHYVMILALNSIASTYNGNLRKAAKDRKLLHLVIHAMDEGHQVLEKNGFTVTPAAQKQFARKNRKLFYILLKMMLSIPISRILLSDKAVSANEVTALQQAFAELKKSANMATPHWDELHQYSLPERQRS, from the coding sequence ATGCGAATATTGGTTTACGGCGCAGGCGTTCTGGGCAGTTATTTAGCCCACGAGCTGGTGCGCGTAGGACACAACGTCACGATGCTGGCCAGAGGACAAAGAGCGGATGAGCTGGAGAAGAACGGCAATGTCATCCGTCATTATTTTCAATTCAAAACTACGGTTCATAACGTGAGGGTCATCCGCGAGCTAGAGCCGGACGATGTATATGACCTTATTTTTGTCGTGATGAAATATCCGGATTTCGAGGCCGTATTGCCTGCACTGGCTGCGAATCACAGCCGCCACGTCGTGATCATGGGCAACAATGCAAGCCCTCAGGATATGCAAACCTACTTGCAAGCCCATAGCCCCGTAACGAAACATGTGGCCTTCGCTTTTCAATCGATCGCCGGCTGGAGAGAGAACGGCCTTGTCATTAGCGTGCGCGGCCCAAGAACCAAAATCAATATCGGAGGTTTAGGCGAGGATCTGTCTTGGCGGCCGTTCATCGATCAGGCTCTGGCAAACACCAAATATGCATGGACCTACCAAAACAATATGAATGAGTGGCTGAAGAGCCATTATGTCATGATCTTGGCTTTGAATTCCATTGCTTCTACATATAACGGGAATTTGCGCAAAGCCGCCAAAGACAGGAAGCTTCTTCATCTTGTCATCCATGCTATGGATGAGGGGCATCAAGTATTGGAGAAAAACGGGTTCACGGTTACGCCTGCCGCTCAAAAGCAGTTCGCCCGCAAAAACAGAAAGCTCTTTTACATTCTATTGAAGATGATGCTGTCTATCCCGATCAGCAGAATTCTGTTAAGTGATAAGGCGGTGTCGGCCAACGAGGTGACAGCGCTGCAGCAAGCTTTTGCCGAATTAAAGAAAAGCGCGAATATGGCGACGCCGCATTGGGATGAGCTTCATCAATATTCCCTGCCTGAGCGGCAGAGATCTTAA
- the cntE gene encoding staphylopine family metallophore export MFS transporter CntE, with amino-acid sequence MSGAMSWPFLRLYMLALLYFSANALLNVIIPLQGAAWGASSTTIGLVMGAYMLTTMFFRPWAGHLIQKHGPVKVLRLVLLVNGTALILYTCTGLGGYLMARILQGICTAFFSMALQIGIIDALPEKERSQGISFYSLFTYIPGVIGPVLALGLWQTDGMDSFTVILVVIAICTGLFGYSVKMDKENAPPEQATSRSGVFHSFGQIVKNRFLFRCSVLMLSSSIVFGAVTTFMPLYGEQLNSGSAGIYLMLQAAVVVASRFVLRKRIPSDGRWHSWFIMGTMLLVTLASACISLSLELGSMLLYAGAILMGMAQALLYPTLTTYLSFVLPSSNRNVLIGLFIAMADLGVSLGGVAMGPIADYLSYSTMYMICAILSMMMVIFAYERKGSFAASNSTHIREREGDV; translated from the coding sequence GTGAGTGGAGCGATGTCTTGGCCGTTTTTGCGTTTATATATGCTGGCCCTGCTTTATTTCAGCGCCAATGCCTTACTCAACGTCATCATTCCGCTTCAAGGAGCCGCATGGGGAGCCAGCAGCACAACCATCGGACTCGTCATGGGGGCTTACATGCTGACAACGATGTTCTTTCGGCCCTGGGCCGGGCATTTGATCCAAAAGCATGGGCCCGTTAAGGTGCTGCGCCTGGTTCTGTTGGTAAACGGCACTGCCCTGATTCTGTACACTTGTACCGGATTAGGGGGATACCTCATGGCTCGAATTTTGCAAGGCATATGCACGGCTTTTTTTTCGATGGCATTACAGATCGGCATCATTGATGCGCTGCCTGAGAAGGAGCGTTCGCAAGGCATTTCGTTTTATTCATTGTTCACTTATATCCCGGGCGTGATCGGTCCGGTTCTCGCATTAGGCCTCTGGCAGACGGACGGCATGGATTCATTCACCGTTATTCTTGTTGTGATCGCCATTTGTACAGGTTTATTCGGGTACAGCGTCAAGATGGACAAAGAGAATGCCCCACCGGAACAAGCGACAAGCCGTTCAGGCGTGTTCCATTCCTTCGGGCAAATCGTCAAGAATCGGTTCCTGTTCCGATGCAGTGTCTTGATGCTGTCGTCATCCATCGTATTCGGAGCGGTCACCACGTTTATGCCTTTATACGGCGAGCAGCTGAACAGCGGCAGCGCCGGCATTTACTTGATGCTCCAGGCTGCGGTCGTTGTCGCTTCGCGGTTTGTCCTGAGAAAACGAATTCCGTCCGATGGCAGATGGCATTCATGGTTTATCATGGGTACCATGCTTCTTGTAACCCTGGCTTCGGCATGCATCAGCCTGTCTTTAGAGTTGGGTAGCATGCTGCTGTACGCAGGCGCCATTCTTATGGGCATGGCCCAGGCGCTGCTGTACCCTACGTTAACGACTTATTTGTCATTTGTATTGCCCTCGTCCAACCGCAACGTGTTAATCGGTTTGTTCATTGCGATGGCCGATTTAGGCGTATCCTTGGGCGGGGTCGCGATGGGACCGATCGCCGATTATTTGTCCTACTCCACCATGTATATGATCTGTGCAATTTTAAGCATGATGATGGTTATTTTCGCGTACGAGCGAAAAGGAAGCTTTGCTGCTTCAAACTCCACCCATATCAGGGAGAGAGAAGGGGATGTTTAG
- a CDS encoding ABC transporter ATP-binding protein has protein sequence MLKVENVHKSYRVGGLFTRKKQQILHDVSFECGSGECLGIIGESGSGKSTLGRLILGIEQPDQGAVLFEGNDVRNRHVRSGNMSAVFQDYTSSINPFYTVKEAIMEPLTAQGPVRSDQDARVDRLLQQVGLDASYKTKYAHELSGGEAQRVCIARAIATEPKCIVLDEAISSLDVSVQIQVLRLLKELKDIYQMSYVFITHDIQAAAYICDRVLIFRSGKVEETIDVKQLKHVQSDYAKKLMEHLITF, from the coding sequence GTGCTGAAGGTAGAGAACGTACATAAATCCTACCGGGTAGGCGGCCTGTTTACGAGGAAAAAGCAACAAATTCTGCACGATGTAAGCTTTGAATGCGGAAGCGGCGAATGCCTTGGCATCATCGGCGAGAGCGGAAGCGGAAAATCTACCCTTGGACGATTGATTTTGGGTATTGAACAACCGGACCAAGGGGCCGTCTTATTCGAAGGAAACGATGTGAGGAATCGTCATGTGCGTTCCGGCAATATGAGTGCCGTTTTTCAGGATTATACGTCTTCGATCAACCCGTTCTATACCGTGAAGGAAGCCATTATGGAGCCCTTAACGGCGCAGGGTCCGGTACGTTCCGACCAAGACGCCCGAGTCGATCGGTTGCTGCAACAGGTCGGGTTGGACGCTTCCTACAAAACGAAATATGCGCATGAGTTATCCGGCGGAGAGGCGCAGAGGGTCTGCATTGCCAGAGCGATTGCCACGGAGCCCAAGTGCATCGTGCTCGACGAGGCGATCAGTTCTTTGGACGTATCCGTACAGATACAAGTCCTCCGCTTATTGAAGGAGCTTAAAGACATCTATCAGATGAGTTACGTTTTCATCACGCACGACATTCAAGCTGCCGCTTATATTTGCGACAGGGTACTTATTTTCAGGAGCGGCAAGGTGGAGGAGACGATCGACGTCAAGCAATTAAAGCATGTTCAGTCGGATTATGCCAAAAAATTAATGGAGCATTTGATTACGTTCTAA
- the cntD gene encoding staphylopine uptake ABC transporter ATP-binding protein CntD, translating to MLNMLEVNHLRVWDTKEGKEIIRDSSFRLKPQTCLAIVGESGSGKSLTCRSIIRLHKPWIRQSGEILFKGENLNQLSDKEMRRRRGKQIGMIMQNGMGAFDPSSVVGIHFQETLKAHFGWSKSQVETAMKKAMESVMLNHPIEIMNKYPYQLSGGMLQRLMIALTLVLSPDIVIADEPTTALDTISQYEVVEQFIQLRERMGGSMIFVSHDLGVVKKIADEVMVMRNGVIVESGSVEEVLSAPRHPYTQHLVSTRLELSSHFNEIMRGE from the coding sequence ATGTTGAATATGCTAGAGGTTAACCATTTGAGGGTATGGGATACGAAGGAGGGCAAAGAGATCATCCGTGACAGCTCTTTTCGGTTAAAGCCCCAAACCTGCCTGGCAATCGTAGGGGAAAGCGGGAGCGGAAAATCCCTTACGTGCAGATCGATCATCCGATTGCATAAGCCCTGGATTCGTCAATCCGGGGAGATTCTGTTCAAAGGCGAGAATTTGAATCAACTTTCGGATAAAGAAATGAGAAGAAGAAGGGGTAAACAGATTGGGATGATCATGCAGAACGGCATGGGGGCGTTTGATCCATCTTCCGTAGTCGGGATTCATTTCCAAGAGACGTTAAAAGCGCATTTCGGCTGGAGCAAGAGCCAAGTCGAAACCGCGATGAAAAAAGCGATGGAGAGCGTGATGCTCAACCATCCGATCGAAATCATGAATAAGTACCCTTACCAACTATCGGGCGGCATGCTGCAGCGCTTGATGATTGCGCTCACGCTGGTTCTTTCGCCCGACATCGTGATCGCCGACGAGCCGACGACGGCACTCGATACCATCTCGCAGTACGAGGTCGTTGAACAATTCATCCAGCTCCGCGAGCGAATGGGAGGCTCCATGATTTTTGTGTCCCACGACTTGGGGGTCGTGAAGAAGATTGCCGATGAAGTAATGGTCATGAGAAACGGCGTCATTGTAGAAAGCGGGAGCGTTGAAGAGGTATTATCGGCACCGCGGCATCCCTATACGCAGCACCTGGTTTCTACCCGTCTTGAGCTGAGCAGCCATTTCAACGAGATTATGAGGGGGGAGTAA
- the cntC gene encoding staphylopine uptake ABC transporter permease subunit CntC: MRALKNLSKDKLASLSLLLIAAIVILGLFAPIFAPHDPNHVDMKLRYAGSSWAYWFGNDHLGRCILSRLIYGIRPSILWVLAALLASVGVGAAVGFVAGYFRGKTDAILMRICDIMLSFPGYVMTLAVVGILGAGLENILIAFVAMKWAWFARVIRTSVQQYAEMDYVKFSKAAGISNRIIIMKHIVPVTFSDIAVIASGSMCSMILQISGLSFLGLGIKAPHAEWGMMLNEAREVMFSHPELMFAPGMAIVIAVSAFNFLADGLQVALDPQRMNSGKQPRIAEVEKPNVEYARG, translated from the coding sequence ATGAGAGCACTGAAAAATCTGAGCAAAGACAAGCTGGCCAGCCTGTCACTGCTCCTTATTGCCGCAATCGTAATCTTGGGGCTGTTCGCCCCTATATTCGCGCCGCACGATCCGAACCATGTCGATATGAAGCTGCGCTATGCCGGCTCGTCCTGGGCGTATTGGTTCGGCAACGACCATTTGGGGAGATGCATCCTGTCCCGGCTGATTTATGGCATACGTCCCAGTATTTTATGGGTTCTGGCCGCCTTGTTGGCATCGGTAGGCGTAGGTGCGGCCGTTGGATTCGTGGCGGGCTACTTCAGAGGCAAAACGGACGCGATTCTGATGAGAATTTGCGATATCATGCTTTCTTTTCCCGGGTATGTCATGACGTTAGCGGTTGTCGGCATTCTGGGTGCAGGCCTTGAGAACATCCTGATTGCCTTTGTTGCCATGAAATGGGCGTGGTTTGCACGCGTCATCCGAACGTCGGTCCAGCAGTATGCCGAAATGGATTATGTGAAGTTTTCAAAAGCTGCCGGCATCAGCAATCGTATAATCATCATGAAGCATATCGTTCCCGTAACATTCTCGGATATTGCCGTCATTGCCAGTGGTTCGATGTGTTCCATGATATTGCAAATCTCCGGATTATCCTTCTTGGGGCTGGGCATCAAGGCCCCTCACGCCGAATGGGGAATGATGCTGAATGAAGCGAGAGAGGTTATGTTTTCACATCCCGAGCTGATGTTCGCGCCCGGCATGGCGATCGTCATTGCCGTATCGGCATTTAATTTTCTGGCGGATGGGCTTCAGGTCGCGCTGGATCCCCAACGAATGAATTCCGGCAAGCAGCCGCGAATTGCAGAGGTGGAGAAACCGAATGTTGAATATGCTAGAGGTTAA
- the opp1B gene encoding nickel/cobalt ABC transporter permease, protein MGSYIAKRLLLSVPILLMISFLTFLLINLSPMDPAEVVLRAQEVPEITEELIAKTREELGLNQPFLKQYADWVMACLQLDFGESFVTGQSVWSLISPAFLNTLKLTLVSSIIIIVMSVVLGVVCALNEGKMLDRSVRGVSFFLTAMPSYWLASIMIWYFSVRLDLLPTSGMDSYQSYILPVTVISVSYVGIYFRNVRSSMLGHLHEDYVVYGRACGLPEKKITKHILRNSLQVAVSIFCMAIPIILGSTVVIENVFAWPGLGRLSVKSILSRDFPVIQAYVLILAVAFVLFNTLSDMINAAFNPKLRKEI, encoded by the coding sequence ATGGGAAGTTATATAGCTAAACGATTATTGCTGTCCGTTCCGATTCTGCTCATGATTTCATTCTTGACCTTTCTATTGATCAACCTGTCGCCCATGGATCCTGCCGAAGTGGTGCTCCGCGCCCAGGAAGTTCCCGAAATCACGGAGGAACTGATCGCTAAGACGCGTGAAGAGCTGGGACTGAATCAACCGTTCCTGAAGCAATATGCCGACTGGGTGATGGCCTGTCTTCAATTGGATTTCGGAGAGTCCTTCGTCACGGGACAATCGGTGTGGTCCTTGATCAGCCCGGCGTTTCTCAACACGTTAAAGCTAACGTTGGTTTCGTCGATCATCATCATCGTCATGTCCGTCGTCTTGGGGGTTGTCTGCGCATTAAACGAAGGTAAAATGCTGGATCGATCGGTAAGAGGCGTTTCCTTCTTTCTGACGGCGATGCCTTCTTATTGGCTGGCTTCGATCATGATCTGGTATTTCTCCGTCCGGCTGGACTTGCTGCCGACCAGCGGCATGGACTCCTATCAAAGCTATATTCTTCCCGTAACGGTCATATCGGTGAGTTATGTCGGCATTTACTTCAGAAACGTAAGAAGCTCCATGCTGGGCCACTTGCATGAAGACTATGTGGTTTATGGGAGAGCTTGCGGTTTGCCCGAGAAGAAGATTACGAAACATATTCTAAGAAATTCGCTGCAAGTCGCCGTATCCATCTTTTGCATGGCGATCCCTATTATACTGGGCAGTACCGTAGTCATTGAAAATGTATTTGCATGGCCGGGACTTGGGCGACTGAGCGTGAAATCCATATTGAGCAGGGACTTTCCGGTCATTCAGGCCTATGTCCTGATACTGGCTGTAGCCTTTGTCTTATTCAACACCTTGTCGGACATGATCAATGCTGCGTTCAATCCGAAATTAAGGAAGGAAATCTGA
- the cntA gene encoding staphylopine-dependent metal ABC transporter substrate-binding lipoprotein, translating into MFLCTMALLAGCGETNHENKSASAVQEELIYATAKDIHDMNPHLYTGSMPAQGMVYESLVENTKEGIKPLLAESWDLSEDGRTYTFHLRKDVKFHDGEPFNAEAVKLNIDAVQRNAEKHAWIKLSSKIKNVKVVDEYTVQLILSEAYYPTLVELSMTRPYVFLSPKDFIQGETKDGVNGHNGTGPYKFTEHKIDEYAVFTANEEYWNGAPKIKKITAKVLPAGETTFLAMQKGEVNFVFTDDRGADSIDVQAMNQLIDAGTYQLVRSEAMNTKMIVANSSKSDSPVSETAVREAFWYAIDRETISKDIFEGTEAEANRLFSSNVNYADVELKERGYDPGAAELILEQAGWKKGSGDEARTKSGQQLAMNLYYDSNSSSQKTQAEFIQHALMQIGIKLDIIGEESSSIANRRSTGDYELLFNQTWGLAYDPQSTIAAFTSEASYLHTTKGIAEADHLYDRIQQVMVSTDEEARKALYAEIMRTVHDEAVFIPISSGSVTVLAPKNLKGITFKQTQFELPFEQMYFE; encoded by the coding sequence ATGTTTTTATGCACGATGGCGCTTTTGGCAGGCTGCGGAGAGACGAATCATGAAAACAAATCCGCATCGGCTGTCCAGGAAGAATTAATCTATGCGACAGCAAAAGATATTCATGATATGAACCCGCATTTGTACACGGGGTCCATGCCGGCTCAGGGCATGGTATACGAGTCGCTGGTGGAGAACACGAAGGAGGGCATCAAGCCGCTGCTTGCGGAATCTTGGGACCTTTCCGAAGACGGCCGGACCTATACCTTTCATTTAAGAAAAGACGTGAAGTTCCATGATGGAGAACCGTTTAATGCCGAAGCGGTCAAATTGAACATCGACGCCGTGCAGCGTAATGCCGAAAAACATGCTTGGATTAAGCTGTCGAGCAAAATCAAAAACGTGAAGGTCGTGGATGAATACACTGTCCAATTGATCTTAAGCGAAGCTTATTACCCAACGCTGGTCGAATTGTCCATGACGCGGCCGTATGTATTCCTATCGCCGAAGGACTTCATTCAAGGAGAAACGAAGGATGGCGTTAACGGCCATAACGGTACAGGTCCTTACAAGTTCACGGAGCATAAAATCGATGAGTACGCCGTCTTTACCGCCAATGAAGAATACTGGAACGGTGCGCCGAAAATCAAGAAAATTACGGCCAAGGTGCTGCCTGCCGGCGAGACGACGTTTCTGGCCATGCAGAAAGGAGAGGTGAACTTCGTATTCACCGATGATCGGGGGGCAGACAGCATCGACGTGCAAGCGATGAATCAACTAATTGACGCCGGAACCTATCAGCTTGTTCGCAGCGAAGCCATGAATACGAAAATGATTGTCGCTAACAGCAGCAAATCGGACAGCCCGGTAAGCGAAACCGCGGTGCGTGAGGCATTCTGGTATGCAATCGATCGCGAAACGATCAGCAAGGACATATTCGAAGGAACCGAAGCCGAGGCGAACAGACTGTTCTCCTCCAACGTGAACTATGCGGATGTCGAATTGAAGGAACGCGGCTATGATCCGGGAGCGGCCGAGTTAATCTTGGAACAAGCCGGATGGAAAAAAGGCAGCGGCGACGAGGCCCGGACCAAGTCCGGGCAGCAGCTGGCCATGAACTTATATTATGACAGCAATTCATCATCGCAAAAAACACAGGCGGAATTCATTCAGCATGCGCTAATGCAGATCGGAATAAAGCTGGATATCATCGGCGAAGAATCGAGTTCGATCGCGAATCGAAGGTCTACAGGCGACTACGAGTTATTGTTTAATCAGACCTGGGGATTGGCGTATGACCCCCAAAGCACCATCGCTGCGTTCACTTCCGAGGCTTCTTATCTGCATACGACCAAAGGGATCGCCGAAGCGGATCATCTCTATGACCGGATACAGCAGGTTATGGTATCGACTGACGAGGAAGCCAGAAAGGCGTTGTATGCCGAGATCATGCGGACGGTTCACGATGAAGCCGTATTTATCCCGATTTCGAGCGGGAGCGTCACGGTTCTCGCACCGAAGAACTTGAAAGGCATTACGTTCAAGCAAACCCAATTTGAGCTGCCTTTTGAACAAATGTATTTCGAATAG
- a CDS encoding opine metallophore biosynthesis dehydrogenase: MRDMERVLILGTGPAALQLAVILKKGDRCHLGIAGRESVRSADFFESLSASGQRVRVSIQNEKHRALEGECRLDGVFRGIETIEGQWDTLILAVTTDAYLEVMRQIDQDVLRKVNSLVLISPTFGSNSLVTGYIGQLNPGAEVISFSTYIGDTRWVDDRVSNHVITTGVKKKVYIGSTRGRSDLVDRLCGLYKQSDIEVEFMRTPLEAEARNISLYVHPALFMNDFSLNAIFDEAGTRKYVYKLFPEGPITQELIRNMLSQWKEMMNILGRLGMRGINLLKFMTDDTYPVRNESLSRRDIDSFEHLESIHQEYLLYIRYASLLIDPFSEPDPEGKYFDFSAVPIRSLFINLEGCLDIPRMPKEDYYRIKIIQGIAGFLKVECPTIDRFISAYESKIVSVALAHKDRSLSGAFAVQSFGEELAMICKDLTNT, translated from the coding sequence ATGAGAGATATGGAGCGAGTCCTGATATTGGGAACGGGTCCAGCCGCCTTGCAGCTGGCAGTGATCCTTAAGAAAGGGGACCGTTGTCATTTGGGCATTGCGGGCCGGGAATCGGTCCGTTCCGCGGATTTCTTTGAATCGCTTTCGGCCAGCGGTCAAAGGGTTCGCGTAAGCATCCAAAACGAAAAACATCGTGCCTTGGAAGGCGAGTGCCGTTTGGACGGCGTATTTCGTGGAATTGAGACGATCGAAGGCCAGTGGGATACCCTGATTTTGGCAGTGACCACCGACGCTTATTTGGAAGTCATGCGACAGATCGACCAAGACGTTCTGCGAAAAGTAAACAGCTTGGTGCTGATCTCCCCGACGTTCGGTTCCAACAGCTTGGTAACCGGTTATATCGGGCAATTGAATCCGGGTGCGGAAGTCATAAGCTTTTCTACATATATCGGGGACACCAGATGGGTGGATGACCGGGTTTCCAATCATGTCATAACGACGGGGGTCAAGAAAAAAGTCTATATCGGCTCGACACGGGGCCGCTCAGATCTTGTTGACAGGCTGTGCGGTCTGTATAAGCAATCGGACATTGAAGTGGAATTCATGAGGACGCCCCTGGAGGCAGAAGCGCGAAATATTTCGTTATATGTCCATCCCGCTTTGTTCATGAATGACTTCTCATTAAACGCCATTTTTGACGAAGCGGGTACTCGCAAGTATGTCTATAAGCTTTTCCCTGAGGGCCCTATTACGCAGGAACTGATCCGCAATATGTTATCCCAGTGGAAAGAAATGATGAACATTTTGGGTCGATTAGGGATGAGAGGCATCAATTTGCTGAAGTTTATGACGGATGATACCTATCCGGTGAGAAATGAGAGTTTATCACGCCGGGATATTGACAGCTTCGAGCACTTGGAAAGCATTCATCAAGAGTATTTATTGTATATCCGTTACGCCTCATTGTTGATCGATCCCTTCTCTGAGCCGGATCCTGAAGGAAAGTACTTTGATTTCTCGGCGGTGCCGATCCGGAGTTTGTTTATCAATCTGGAAGGCTGCCTGGATATCCCGAGAATGCCCAAGGAGGACTATTATCGGATCAAGATCATACAAGGCATTGCCGGCTTCTTAAAGGTGGAATGTCCAACCATCGATCGGTTCATTTCAGCATATGAAAGCAAAATCGTCAGCGTGGCACTTGCTCATAAGGACCGGTCGTTGTCCGGCGCCTTCGCGGTTCAGAGTTTCGGAGAAGAACTGGCCATGATATGCAAGGACCTAACCAATACATGA
- a CDS encoding class I SAM-dependent methyltransferase: protein MKLTMFDQSLADYLTRFKYFADCFDHISRHRTELERLVDDYSTFITDESNSNIWDGLERQGTGGLNGLAEELRAYSARCVATLEKYRALKLIKGDTGITDYFRNIEECIEKEFGSFQVTSKSIVLLVGSGAFPMTALLIAKRTGAEVIGIDIDDEAIGLGVKVIEALGPELKIRLINTPVENLDYIQEVTHIIFSSTVAEKYDMLERLHPLTNEEVVVAMRHGNGLKSLFNYPMKETDDDKWKLVDTVLRQNDIFDIALYKKGTITHG, encoded by the coding sequence GTGAAACTAACCATGTTTGATCAATCCTTGGCTGATTATTTAACAAGGTTTAAGTACTTCGCAGACTGCTTCGATCATATTTCCCGTCACCGAACCGAGCTGGAACGTCTGGTCGATGATTATTCAACGTTTATCACCGACGAGTCCAACTCCAATATATGGGATGGGCTGGAGCGGCAAGGAACTGGAGGTTTAAACGGGCTTGCGGAGGAATTGAGAGCGTATTCGGCACGCTGCGTAGCGACCCTGGAGAAATATCGCGCATTGAAATTGATCAAGGGAGACACGGGGATCACCGATTATTTCAGGAATATCGAAGAATGCATCGAGAAAGAGTTCGGAAGCTTCCAAGTGACTTCGAAGTCGATCGTACTGCTGGTTGGCTCCGGCGCATTTCCGATGACGGCTCTATTGATCGCCAAGCGAACGGGAGCCGAGGTGATCGGCATCGACATTGACGATGAGGCCATTGGGCTCGGGGTCAAGGTTATCGAGGCATTGGGCCCGGAGCTGAAGATCCGGCTGATAAATACACCAGTAGAAAATCTTGATTACATACAAGAGGTCACCCACATCATTTTCAGTTCAACGGTTGCTGAAAAGTACGACATGTTGGAGCGGTTACATCCATTAACGAACGAAGAGGTCGTTGTGGCCATGAGGCACGGAAACGGTTTGAAGTCTTTATTCAATTACCCCATGAAAGAAACGGATGACGACAAATGGAAACTAGTTGATACGGTATTGCGCCAAAACGATATATTCGACATCGCGTTGTACAAAAAAGGCACCATAACACATGGCTAA